A stretch of Pseudomonas sp. LS.1a DNA encodes these proteins:
- a CDS encoding YHYH domain-containing protein, whose product MKIVSLLIAAVLSFSSVGAFAHSGGTDARGCHTNHKTGDHHCH is encoded by the coding sequence ATGAAAATCGTTTCGCTGTTGATCGCTGCAGTCCTTTCGTTCTCATCGGTAGGCGCTTTTGCGCACAGTGGCGGTACTGACGCCCGGGGCTGCCACACCAATCACAAGACCGGTGACCATCACTGCCATTGA
- a CDS encoding ANL family adenylate-forming protein — protein sequence MTLKPLIDQLDGFADTPFLNTEQQSHSYAELKAEVLRQLEHLRAQGVAAQTTVFVQGDFSFRGIALFLALYQNGNVIALNTASNEQEVQNKLAAAQAEYQIDADSGEVTRHTPQGEDNALVAKLKGLGHAGLILFSSGTTGQPKAMLHDLDRLVASYQNKRSRRLSIFLFLLFDHIGGINTLLNILTIGGTATIAATKSPDIVARLIADHRITVLPTSPTFLNLMLINNVFGRYDLGALRMITYGTEPMPESLLGALREKLPKVKFLQTFGTSETGIMNTSSQSSDSLFMRFQEGDTEYRVVDGELWLRSATQVMGYLNHSMDSFTDDGWFKTGDLVEVNADGYLKILGRSKEIINVGGEKVYPAEVESVLMQHPRIKDCKAYGERNGLTGQFVAAEVVLDGDYGDATAEVLRAIRQYSRERMDSYKVPVRLKVVEAIRYSARFKKLLIA from the coding sequence ATGACTCTCAAGCCTCTGATCGACCAGCTCGACGGCTTTGCCGATACACCATTTCTCAACACCGAGCAGCAAAGCCATAGCTATGCCGAACTCAAGGCCGAGGTACTGCGCCAGCTCGAACACCTGCGGGCCCAAGGTGTCGCGGCGCAGACCACGGTATTCGTCCAGGGCGATTTTTCGTTCCGTGGCATCGCGCTGTTCCTGGCGCTGTACCAGAACGGCAACGTAATCGCGCTGAACACCGCCAGCAACGAGCAGGAAGTGCAGAACAAGCTTGCCGCCGCTCAAGCCGAGTACCAGATCGATGCCGACAGCGGCGAGGTCACCCGGCACACTCCGCAGGGCGAGGACAATGCTCTGGTGGCCAAGCTCAAGGGGCTCGGGCATGCGGGCCTGATCCTGTTCAGCAGCGGTACTACAGGGCAGCCCAAGGCCATGTTGCACGACCTCGATCGGCTGGTGGCCAGCTACCAGAACAAGCGCTCTCGGCGCCTGAGCATTTTCCTGTTCCTGCTGTTCGACCATATTGGCGGCATCAACACCTTGCTCAACATCCTGACCATCGGCGGCACGGCAACCATTGCCGCCACCAAGAGCCCGGACATCGTCGCCCGGTTGATCGCCGATCACCGGATCACGGTGCTGCCGACCTCGCCGACCTTCCTCAATCTGATGCTCATCAACAATGTCTTCGGGCGCTACGACCTGGGGGCCCTGCGCATGATTACCTACGGCACCGAGCCGATGCCCGAAAGCCTGCTGGGGGCCTTGCGCGAGAAACTGCCCAAGGTGAAATTCCTGCAAACCTTCGGCACCAGCGAAACCGGTATCATGAACACCAGCTCGCAGTCCTCCGACAGCCTGTTCATGCGCTTCCAGGAAGGCGATACCGAGTACCGTGTGGTCGACGGCGAACTGTGGCTGCGCAGCGCTACCCAGGTGATGGGCTACCTCAACCACAGCATGGACAGCTTCACCGATGACGGCTGGTTCAAGACCGGCGACCTGGTCGAAGTCAATGCTGATGGCTACCTGAAGATCCTTGGCCGCAGCAAGGAGATCATCAATGTCGGTGGCGAGAAGGTGTACCCCGCCGAGGTCGAATCGGTGCTGATGCAGCACCCGCGCATCAAGGACTGCAAGGCCTATGGCGAGCGCAACGGCCTGACCGGGCAGTTCGTCGCCGCCGAGGTGGTACTCGATGGCGACTATGGCGATGCCACCGCCGAGGTCCTGCGGGCTATACGCCAGTACAGCCGCGAACGCATGGACAGCTACAAAGTGCCGGTCCGGCTCAAGGTGGTCGAGGCTATCCGTTACTCGGCGCGCTTCAAGAAGCTGTTGATTGCCTGA
- a CDS encoding LysR family transcriptional regulator has translation MSGLIAFVRAAESQSFTLAGRGLGISSSAVGKSVSRLEERLGVRLFHRSTRQISLTSEGLDFFARCRTLLQQLQDAEAALANSKQRPKGVLRVSLPAVGYRLISGSMREFYRRYPEIELDLDFSDRMVDVVEEGFDAVIRSGALPDSSLAARKICTFRFVLCAAPEYLQRYGVARTLQDLSSYRGIGYKLPSSGKLQPWTLQAQGERVQVQVETAMVMNSVEAVLAACRNAMGVAYLPDFVIQEYIASNELTLVMRELSLPGDFWIVWSPTRLLSPKTRAFIDFLGETDLMTNAS, from the coding sequence TTGAGCGGTTTGATCGCGTTTGTACGTGCGGCTGAGTCGCAGAGCTTCACCTTGGCGGGGCGTGGTTTGGGTATTTCCTCCTCTGCCGTGGGCAAGAGCGTTAGCCGCCTGGAGGAGCGCCTTGGCGTGCGTTTGTTCCATCGCAGCACCCGACAGATCAGCCTGACCAGCGAGGGGCTGGACTTCTTCGCCCGTTGCCGCACCCTGCTGCAGCAATTGCAGGACGCCGAGGCGGCCTTGGCCAACTCCAAGCAAAGGCCCAAGGGCGTGCTACGGGTTAGCCTGCCGGCAGTAGGCTACCGTCTGATTTCCGGAAGCATGCGCGAATTCTACCGGCGCTATCCCGAAATAGAACTGGACCTGGACTTCAGCGACCGGATGGTCGATGTGGTGGAAGAAGGTTTTGACGCGGTAATCCGTAGCGGTGCGCTGCCGGACTCGAGCCTGGCCGCCCGCAAGATCTGCACCTTCCGCTTCGTGCTATGCGCGGCACCCGAATACCTGCAGCGCTATGGCGTCGCCCGCACCCTTCAGGACCTGAGCAGCTATCGGGGTATCGGCTACAAGCTGCCGTCGAGCGGCAAGCTGCAGCCATGGACGTTGCAGGCGCAGGGCGAGCGGGTTCAAGTGCAGGTAGAAACGGCGATGGTCATGAACAGTGTCGAGGCGGTGCTGGCGGCCTGCCGAAATGCCATGGGCGTGGCCTACCTTCCCGACTTTGTGATCCAGGAGTACATCGCCAGTAACGAGTTGACTCTGGTCATGCGTGAACTGAGTCTGCCGGGTGACTTCTGGATCGTCTGGTCGCCGACCAGGCTGCTGTCACCCAAAACACGCGCCTTCATCGACTTCTTGGGCGAGACTGACCTGATGACCAACGCCAGCTGA
- a CDS encoding NAD(P)/FAD-dependent oxidoreductase — MTKITSLPADDTTCGWYHLSKGRQIKAPHHGHTAARWVVVGAGFTGLAAARQLALNFPDDQVVLLEAQEVGFGSSGRNAGFAIDLPHDIGADDYIGDIAIARTTLKLNLSGQSSLKELVERYQIDCQMKHCGKYQAAVEPRGIAVLDAYRRGLDKLDQPYEMIDADQLPEHIGTHFYRKALFTPGTSLIQPSALVKGLADNLPPNVTLYEQTPITDIEYGAKTVLKHANGSITADKLVLTTNAFGMSFGFLKGRMLPVFTYASLTRPMNEEEQARLGGKPYWGVIPADPFGTTVRRTPDNRLLIRNSFSFNPDGRANRKYLERFVVRHRDAFERRFPMLPDMPFEYTWGGALAMSRNHMGYFGELAPNVYGALCCNGLGVTRGTATGKLLADWLAGEKNELIDFVRQAPGPCANPPAPLVSLGLNLNLKWGQYRAGKES; from the coding sequence ATGACAAAGATCACCTCGTTGCCCGCCGACGACACCACGTGTGGTTGGTACCACCTGAGCAAAGGACGGCAGATCAAAGCTCCGCACCACGGGCACACCGCCGCACGTTGGGTTGTGGTCGGCGCTGGCTTTACCGGGTTAGCCGCTGCACGCCAGCTGGCGTTGAATTTTCCGGACGACCAGGTCGTGCTGCTCGAAGCTCAGGAAGTGGGGTTCGGTTCGTCGGGACGCAATGCTGGTTTTGCCATCGACCTGCCTCATGACATCGGCGCCGACGACTACATCGGTGACATCGCCATCGCCAGAACCACGCTGAAGCTCAATCTCAGCGGACAGTCATCCCTCAAGGAGCTGGTGGAACGTTATCAGATCGATTGCCAGATGAAGCATTGCGGCAAGTACCAAGCTGCCGTAGAGCCACGCGGCATTGCCGTCCTGGATGCCTACCGGCGCGGTTTGGACAAGCTCGATCAGCCTTACGAGATGATTGACGCCGATCAGCTTCCAGAGCATATCGGTACCCACTTCTACCGCAAGGCCCTGTTCACTCCGGGTACTTCCCTTATTCAGCCCTCGGCGTTGGTAAAAGGGTTGGCAGATAATCTGCCGCCGAATGTCACGCTGTATGAGCAGACGCCGATCACTGATATCGAATACGGCGCAAAGACCGTGCTCAAGCATGCCAATGGCTCGATCACGGCTGACAAGCTGGTGCTCACTACCAACGCTTTCGGTATGAGTTTCGGCTTCCTCAAAGGCCGCATGTTGCCTGTGTTCACTTATGCCAGCCTGACCCGTCCGATGAACGAAGAGGAGCAGGCGAGGTTAGGCGGCAAGCCATACTGGGGCGTCATTCCCGCTGATCCATTCGGCACCACTGTGCGTCGCACGCCAGACAACCGTTTGTTGATCCGTAACAGTTTCAGTTTCAACCCTGACGGCCGTGCCAATCGCAAATACCTCGAACGCTTCGTGGTTCGTCATCGTGACGCCTTCGAACGTCGATTCCCGATGCTGCCAGACATGCCCTTCGAATATACCTGGGGCGGTGCACTGGCGATGTCGCGAAATCACATGGGGTATTTTGGGGAGTTGGCGCCTAACGTTTATGGTGCCCTTTGCTGCAATGGTTTGGGTGTTACTCGCGGCACCGCTACCGGCAAACTTTTGGCTGACTGGCTGGCCGGTGAGAAGAATGAACTGATCGATTTTGTTCGCCAGGCACCAGGACCGTGCGCGAACCCACCGGCGCCCTTGGTATCGCTGGGTTTGAACCTGAATCTGAAATGGGGACAGTACCGCGCCGGAAAAGAAAGCTGA
- a CDS encoding aldehyde dehydrogenase, with product MAELLSKAQYAAIAADLQLRTKAFIDGEFRDAISGRTFVTTNPATGKQLAEVAACDVNDVNIAVAAAKRVFEEGTWSKMQPNDRKHVLQKFAQLLEDNAHELAVLEALDSGKPVSECQTVDVPETIHTIRWHAELIDKIYDATAPTGNAAVTMVVREAIGVVGLVLPWNFPLLMLAWKIAPSLAAGCSIVVKPAKETTLSALRVAELAHEAGIPAGVFNLVPGGGREVGEAIGRHMDIPMVSFTGSTDTGRLFLKYAAESNLKRIVLELGGKNPAVVMNDCEDLDEVAQFVTAGAFWNMGENCSASSRLIVHKDVKDELLRLIAKHLKDWKLGDPLDPDNRLGAMVSKSHFEKVKSYLEYAAEQKLSIVQGGETEEGVFVQPTIVDNVGRGNKLFVEEIFGPVLSVTSFETIDEAIELANDTVYGLAASAYTGSLRNALRLSREIRAGVVTVNCFGEGDVTTPFGGYKESGFGGRDKSIWAHDQYTELKTIWINAS from the coding sequence ATGGCTGAATTGCTGAGCAAGGCACAATACGCGGCCATCGCTGCCGACCTGCAACTGCGCACCAAGGCGTTCATCGACGGTGAGTTCCGCGATGCCATCTCCGGCCGCACGTTTGTCACCACCAACCCGGCTACCGGCAAGCAACTGGCTGAAGTCGCCGCCTGCGACGTCAACGATGTCAACATCGCCGTGGCCGCGGCCAAGCGCGTGTTCGAAGAAGGCACCTGGTCGAAGATGCAGCCGAACGACCGTAAGCACGTGCTGCAGAAGTTCGCCCAACTGCTGGAAGACAACGCCCATGAGCTGGCGGTCTTGGAAGCGCTGGACAGCGGCAAGCCGGTCAGCGAGTGCCAGACAGTCGACGTGCCGGAAACGATTCACACCATCCGCTGGCATGCTGAGCTGATCGACAAGATCTACGACGCCACTGCCCCGACCGGCAACGCTGCCGTGACCATGGTCGTGCGCGAAGCCATCGGCGTGGTCGGCCTGGTGCTGCCTTGGAACTTCCCGCTGCTGATGCTGGCCTGGAAGATCGCTCCGTCGCTGGCCGCCGGTTGCTCGATCGTGGTCAAGCCGGCCAAGGAAACCACCCTCAGCGCCCTGCGCGTGGCCGAGCTGGCCCATGAGGCGGGCATTCCTGCGGGCGTGTTCAACCTAGTGCCTGGCGGTGGCCGTGAAGTGGGCGAAGCCATTGGCCGCCACATGGACATCCCGATGGTCAGCTTCACCGGTTCGACCGACACCGGCCGCCTGTTCCTGAAATACGCCGCCGAGTCCAACCTCAAGCGCATTGTCCTGGAGCTGGGTGGCAAGAACCCGGCCGTGGTCATGAACGACTGCGAAGACCTCGACGAGGTGGCCCAGTTCGTCACCGCCGGTGCGTTCTGGAACATGGGCGAAAACTGCTCGGCCTCGTCGCGCCTGATCGTCCACAAGGACGTGAAAGACGAACTGCTGCGCCTGATCGCCAAGCACCTGAAGGACTGGAAGCTGGGCGACCCGCTTGACCCGGACAACCGCCTGGGCGCCATGGTCAGCAAGTCGCACTTCGAAAAGGTGAAGTCGTACCTGGAATACGCGGCCGAGCAGAAACTCAGCATCGTTCAGGGCGGCGAAACCGAGGAAGGCGTGTTCGTGCAACCGACCATCGTCGACAACGTTGGCCGCGGTAACAAGCTGTTCGTCGAGGAAATCTTTGGCCCGGTGCTGAGCGTGACCAGCTTCGAGACCATCGATGAGGCGATCGAGTTGGCCAACGATACCGTCTACGGCCTAGCCGCTTCGGCCTACACCGGCAGCCTGCGCAATGCGCTGCGCCTGTCGCGTGAAATCCGTGCGGGCGTGGTCACGGTCAACTGCTTCGGCGAAGGGGATGTGACTACGCCGTTCGGTGGTTACAAGGAGTCTGGCTTCGGTGGGCGGGACAAGTCCATCTGGGCCCATGATCAGTATACGGAGCTGAAGACCATTTGGATCAACGCTTCGTGA
- a CDS encoding GntR family transcriptional regulator gives MKAIAEAHPLIGEVPLDRKGVLADALRRRILSMELAPGAVVDELALCEEFGLSRPPVRELLRQIAAEGYIELEANRAPRVAAMNHDSLHSFFLAAPLIYIATTQLAATHATTREIEGLKAIQAMFRQAIEQRDVENRVLYNDAFHLEIGRMAHNDYLLPSLRRLLIDHTRLGKIFYRHPTTDDMQRDLELACQQHDQMIEAIERRDPETAGQLVREHFELSRRRMAEYAAPQGMEVALAL, from the coding sequence ATGAAAGCAATCGCTGAGGCTCATCCACTGATCGGTGAAGTGCCGCTGGACCGCAAGGGCGTCCTCGCTGATGCCTTGCGCCGACGCATCCTGAGCATGGAGCTGGCACCTGGCGCAGTGGTGGATGAGCTGGCCTTGTGTGAAGAGTTTGGGTTGTCTCGCCCGCCGGTTCGCGAGCTGCTGAGACAGATCGCTGCTGAGGGCTACATAGAATTGGAGGCTAATCGAGCGCCTCGCGTGGCTGCGATGAACCACGATTCTTTGCATAGCTTTTTCTTGGCTGCGCCGTTGATCTACATAGCGACCACTCAGTTGGCGGCTACACATGCAACTACGCGTGAGATCGAGGGACTCAAGGCCATTCAGGCGATGTTCCGTCAGGCCATTGAACAGCGTGATGTAGAAAACCGTGTGCTCTACAACGATGCCTTCCATCTGGAGATCGGCCGGATGGCGCATAACGACTACTTGTTGCCCAGCCTGCGGCGCCTTCTGATCGACCACACAAGGCTGGGCAAGATCTTCTATCGACATCCGACCACTGATGATATGCAGCGCGACCTAGAGCTCGCCTGCCAGCAGCACGATCAAATGATCGAGGCCATCGAGCGTCGAGATCCTGAAACTGCCGGACAGCTTGTGCGCGAGCACTTCGAGTTGTCCCGTCGCCGCATGGCCGAATACGCGGCGCCCCAAGGGATGGAAGTGGCACTGGCCTTATGA
- a CDS encoding dihydrodipicolinate synthase family protein, translating to MKFEGIYTPAITPLAADGSIDKAAFAEVLEYLVESKIHGVIIGGSTGEYYAHTTQERIELAAQAKDVLNGRLPLIVGTGGIRTEDAVAFAQHAKEIKADALLVGTPPYALPTQQEIALHVKAVDAAAGLPIMLYNYPGRMSVSMGEEFFDAVADVKNIVAIKESSGDMAQLHRLAIKRPNIQLSCGWDDQALEFFAWGAKSWVCAGSNFIPREHVALYEACVIEKDFDKGRKIMAAMMPLMDFLEGGKFVQAIKNGVALNGLKTGGVRKPLYDLDEAEKQELKRVVTELKATIAQIK from the coding sequence GTGAAATTTGAAGGCATCTACACCCCGGCAATCACTCCACTGGCAGCGGACGGCTCGATCGACAAAGCGGCCTTCGCCGAGGTGCTCGAGTACTTGGTCGAATCGAAGATTCATGGCGTGATCATCGGCGGCTCGACGGGTGAGTACTATGCCCACACCACTCAAGAGCGCATCGAGCTGGCTGCCCAGGCCAAGGATGTGCTCAATGGTCGCTTGCCGCTGATCGTTGGTACCGGTGGCATTCGCACCGAAGACGCCGTGGCTTTCGCCCAGCACGCCAAGGAAATCAAGGCCGATGCGCTGCTGGTCGGTACCCCGCCGTACGCGTTGCCGACCCAGCAGGAAATCGCACTGCACGTCAAAGCAGTCGACGCCGCCGCCGGCCTGCCAATCATGCTCTACAACTACCCAGGCCGCATGAGCGTGAGCATGGGTGAAGAGTTCTTCGACGCGGTGGCTGATGTGAAGAACATTGTTGCCATCAAGGAAAGCTCTGGTGACATGGCCCAGCTCCACCGCCTGGCCATCAAGCGCCCGAACATCCAGCTCTCGTGCGGCTGGGACGATCAGGCCCTGGAGTTCTTCGCCTGGGGTGCCAAGAGCTGGGTTTGCGCCGGCTCGAACTTCATCCCACGTGAGCACGTGGCCCTGTACGAAGCCTGCGTGATCGAGAAGGACTTCGACAAAGGCCGCAAGATCATGGCCGCCATGATGCCGCTGATGGACTTCCTCGAAGGTGGCAAGTTCGTACAGGCCATCAAGAACGGCGTTGCCCTGAACGGTCTGAAAACCGGTGGCGTACGCAAGCCGCTGTACGACCTGGACGAGGCCGAAAAGCAGGAACTCAAGCGTGTGGTCACCGAACTGAAAGCCACCATCGCCCAGATCAAATAA
- a CDS encoding MFS transporter produces MTNSNVSIEDVPINRFHQFLTVRSGGGSFVDGYVLSIVGVAMAQMSAGLGLSSFWQGMIAASALIGIFFGGFFGGWLTDRFGRKRVFFVGPTLFILSSVAQFWVESALALFLLRFAIGIAVGIEYPVATSLLVEFLPKKNRGPRLATLTVLWFAGAAVAYMVGEAILHHGGDDAWRMVLASAAIVGSVLFMLRLGTPESPRWLISKGRSAEAEQIIKRVYGNDFSLRNLPEEPKTRKLSFLSLLHSGYGKRMLFVTMFWTCSVIPVFAVYAFAPRVLGALNLKGEWASIGSVAITCLFVVGCIIATRLINGLGRRTTLLHSFLWSGLALLGLGAFSSGSEMLILALFGAYALFIGGAQVLQLVYPNELFPTEIRAGAVGVGTSMSRVGAAVGTWLVPIALDTYGIGATMYAAAAVTFVGLAFSFALAPETRSMNLQQAASLA; encoded by the coding sequence ATGACAAATTCCAATGTATCAATCGAAGACGTACCTATTAATCGTTTTCATCAGTTTCTGACGGTACGCTCTGGCGGCGGATCGTTCGTTGACGGCTATGTGCTTAGCATCGTTGGCGTGGCCATGGCGCAGATGTCCGCCGGGCTTGGCCTGTCCAGCTTCTGGCAGGGCATGATCGCGGCCTCGGCGCTGATCGGTATTTTTTTCGGTGGCTTCTTCGGCGGCTGGTTGACTGATCGCTTTGGTCGCAAGCGCGTTTTCTTCGTCGGCCCGACCCTGTTCATTCTGTCTTCAGTCGCGCAGTTCTGGGTGGAGTCGGCGCTTGCGCTGTTCTTGCTGCGTTTTGCCATTGGCATCGCAGTCGGCATTGAATATCCGGTGGCCACTTCGCTGCTGGTCGAGTTCCTGCCCAAGAAGAATCGGGGGCCTCGCCTGGCCACCCTCACTGTGCTGTGGTTCGCTGGCGCAGCTGTGGCCTACATGGTTGGGGAAGCGATTCTTCATCACGGTGGCGATGATGCCTGGCGCATGGTCCTGGCCAGTGCAGCGATAGTCGGTAGCGTGTTGTTCATGTTGCGCCTTGGTACGCCTGAGTCGCCACGCTGGCTTATCAGCAAGGGCCGCAGCGCCGAGGCCGAGCAGATTATCAAGCGTGTGTATGGCAATGATTTCTCTCTACGCAACCTGCCGGAAGAGCCTAAAACACGGAAACTGTCGTTCCTCAGCCTGCTGCACTCCGGCTATGGCAAGCGCATGTTGTTCGTCACCATGTTCTGGACGTGCTCGGTTATTCCGGTATTCGCCGTCTATGCCTTCGCCCCGAGGGTTCTGGGCGCGCTCAACCTCAAAGGTGAGTGGGCGTCGATCGGCTCTGTCGCCATCACCTGTCTGTTCGTAGTCGGCTGCATCATTGCTACACGCCTGATCAACGGGCTTGGACGGCGTACCACGCTGCTGCACAGCTTCCTGTGGTCGGGGCTGGCGTTGCTGGGCCTGGGCGCATTCAGTAGCGGATCGGAAATGCTGATTCTGGCCTTGTTCGGCGCCTATGCACTGTTTATCGGCGGTGCCCAAGTGCTGCAGCTTGTTTACCCCAACGAACTCTTCCCTACCGAAATCCGCGCTGGCGCGGTCGGTGTGGGCACCTCCATGTCGCGGGTCGGCGCTGCGGTCGGTACCTGGTTGGTCCCGATTGCCCTCGATACCTACGGAATCGGCGCAACGATGTATGCCGCCGCCGCAGTGACTTTCGTAGGCCTGGCGTTCTCCTTCGCGCTGGCACCCGAAACCCGATCGATGAACCTGCAACAGGCTGCCTCACTCGCCTGA
- a CDS encoding MOSC domain-containing protein, translating to MIGIACIEQFSPVRSRWASSGSYEFVKRACQMAHVVSLFRYPIKGFEGEKLDSVSLEYGKGFPGDRAVAISRSGTAAGAAPYQQLTTNPALVHFLPGKSLGAATLYERQPVPRGDLLTDPELLAEFFGVQARVVHRNDCLGHWDFDDSALSIINVRTVQALATLMGVTIDPMRFRGNIYIDAEPFSEFGWLGKGVDFGQSRLSIVRPIKRCRATSVNPQTGDLDMNIPAQLNRHFGHMYCGVYAQVEQAGTLLPKDRISATQAHYTERLAIAAKVPRAPALVSWPRPAEVVEISQEASGIRSVWLRDPLAVLGSLDSFVAGQHVAVHHLTEDGTWRRYTVSGIEGDRLRITVKQGSGAGSQAIHALEVGQRIHLTGPSGPDTFSFDAPANLFLTAGIGITPTITKLKALAEANYPHPVRVVHTVRYSDDLALWNEVSTLVGRLSKGTIALHVTQGKNGIEGAIQRRPDITALVTDAANSGAAIHVCGPEGFQGQIQNSVIQADAADRLHMDTFATPDSPVEMRKIPECGPYKVTFSRSGISATWHPSDGPLLSFAEAKGLVLPAHCRAGLCQTCGCAVLDGEIQALTDFPITKAGYASLCAAVPGSDITLDC from the coding sequence GTGATCGGCATTGCATGTATCGAACAATTCAGCCCCGTCAGGTCACGCTGGGCTTCAAGTGGTTCCTACGAATTTGTGAAGAGGGCATGTCAGATGGCTCACGTCGTTTCGCTGTTCCGCTATCCAATAAAGGGCTTTGAAGGTGAAAAGCTGGACAGTGTCTCGCTGGAATACGGGAAAGGTTTTCCAGGCGACCGTGCGGTAGCCATTTCACGAAGTGGAACGGCGGCTGGGGCCGCCCCGTATCAACAGCTCACGACAAATCCAGCGCTTGTTCATTTTCTACCTGGCAAAAGCCTGGGCGCAGCGACGCTCTATGAAAGGCAGCCGGTGCCTCGTGGAGATTTGTTGACCGATCCAGAACTACTGGCCGAATTTTTTGGTGTGCAAGCACGCGTTGTTCATCGAAACGATTGTCTCGGCCATTGGGACTTTGACGATTCGGCACTGTCCATTATCAATGTGAGGACAGTACAGGCACTAGCTACGCTAATGGGCGTAACGATCGACCCCATGCGTTTTCGAGGCAACATCTATATCGATGCTGAACCATTTTCGGAATTCGGATGGCTTGGCAAAGGTGTAGATTTTGGTCAGTCCCGTCTCTCGATTGTCCGGCCAATCAAGCGCTGCCGAGCGACGTCGGTAAACCCGCAGACGGGCGACTTGGACATGAACATTCCCGCCCAACTGAACCGACATTTCGGTCACATGTATTGCGGTGTCTATGCACAGGTCGAGCAAGCAGGAACGCTATTACCTAAGGATAGAATTTCAGCGACGCAGGCGCATTACACCGAAAGGCTGGCAATAGCTGCCAAGGTTCCAAGAGCACCTGCGTTGGTTTCCTGGCCGCGTCCTGCAGAAGTCGTTGAGATTTCTCAGGAAGCATCGGGCATTCGCTCAGTATGGCTCCGAGATCCCCTGGCCGTGCTTGGCTCGCTGGATAGCTTTGTGGCTGGGCAGCATGTTGCTGTTCATCACCTGACAGAGGATGGCACGTGGCGCCGCTACACCGTCTCAGGCATTGAGGGTGATCGGCTACGGATCACGGTGAAACAGGGGAGTGGTGCCGGCTCCCAAGCTATACATGCTTTAGAAGTAGGGCAGCGTATACATCTGACAGGCCCCTCAGGCCCAGATACCTTCAGTTTCGACGCTCCAGCTAATCTCTTTCTTACAGCGGGAATAGGTATAACCCCGACGATCACCAAGCTGAAAGCGCTCGCGGAAGCTAACTACCCGCATCCTGTACGTGTTGTGCACACCGTGAGATACAGCGATGATCTAGCCCTGTGGAATGAGGTTAGTACGCTGGTGGGGCGGCTAAGCAAAGGTACTATCGCTTTGCATGTGACTCAGGGGAAGAATGGAATAGAAGGCGCGATCCAACGCAGGCCGGACATCACCGCGTTGGTCACCGATGCTGCCAATAGTGGAGCTGCAATCCATGTTTGCGGGCCTGAAGGTTTTCAGGGCCAGATACAGAACAGCGTGATTCAGGCAGACGCTGCCGATCGGCTGCACATGGACACCTTCGCAACCCCCGACAGTCCAGTTGAGATGCGCAAAATTCCTGAGTGTGGTCCATACAAGGTCACTTTCAGCAGGTCAGGCATTTCGGCGACTTGGCATCCATCGGATGGCCCTCTCCTCAGCTTCGCAGAAGCCAAAGGGCTCGTACTTCCGGCCCATTGTCGTGCCGGTTTATGCCAAACCTGCGGGTGCGCGGTGTTGGACGGAGAAATTCAGGCTCTCACTGACTTTCCGATAACGAAAGCTGGCTATGCATCCCTGTGCGCAGCAGTACCCGGAAGTGACATAACGCTGGATTGTTAA
- a CDS encoding NYN domain-containing protein, with protein sequence MESKRIALLIDCDNVSHASIGGVLDELAKYGLVNIRHAHGNWSSPLLAGWVEKIHPFAIRPMQQFAFTKGKNATDSAMIIDAMDLLYSKNVDAFALMTSDSDFTPLVLRLLESGLPVYGFGEKKTPKPFVDACSQFIYTENLLGDDQDKAVEGEASKCSKRTRNELRSDTALVRLLRTAAEKTADDTGWSRLSQVGNFIRNNSSFSAVNYGHRTLSDLIRTSELFEIDMRQGGTAMFIKAARKANPVMHSQTEISIS encoded by the coding sequence GTGGAGTCGAAACGGATAGCACTGCTGATTGACTGCGACAATGTGAGCCATGCCTCCATCGGGGGCGTGCTCGATGAGCTGGCCAAGTACGGCCTGGTCAACATCAGGCATGCACACGGGAACTGGAGTTCTCCCCTCCTCGCAGGCTGGGTCGAGAAGATCCACCCGTTCGCCATCCGCCCCATGCAGCAATTCGCTTTCACCAAGGGCAAGAATGCTACTGACTCAGCGATGATCATTGATGCGATGGATTTGCTATACAGCAAAAACGTCGATGCCTTTGCGCTCATGACAAGCGACAGCGATTTCACACCGTTGGTGCTTCGGCTGCTGGAAAGCGGCTTGCCGGTCTATGGCTTTGGGGAGAAGAAAACACCGAAGCCTTTTGTAGATGCGTGCTCGCAGTTCATCTACACAGAGAACCTGCTTGGCGATGATCAGGATAAAGCTGTTGAAGGAGAAGCGTCGAAATGCAGTAAACGCACCCGAAACGAGCTTCGCAGTGACACGGCACTAGTGCGCCTGCTGAGAACAGCAGCAGAGAAGACCGCCGATGATACAGGCTGGTCGCGCCTCAGCCAGGTCGGTAATTTTATCCGCAACAACAGTTCGTTTTCAGCCGTGAACTACGGGCATCGGACCCTTAGCGATCTCATCCGAACCTCAGAGTTGTTCGAGATCGATATGCGGCAAGGTGGAACGGCGATGTTCATCAAAGCGGCTCGGAAAGCAAACCCGGTAATGCATTCCCAAACTGAGATATCCATCTCATGA